AAAGCTTTGACACATTGGTATTGGTTTTGCTTTTTTACTTAATCTGGTAGTTTTAAAATACATAGAAGTGTTCTAAAATTGACAGGCGTAAAAAAGCTTTTATCAGTTTGTTATAAGAACGACTTTTATGTATAGATAATGATCGTCTTTCGTTTTTATAATAAGTATATTTTGCTTCGTTCAATACTAGTATATGTTTCAGGAGGTAATAAGCAGGTGTTAATTTTGTAAGTCTCGtaattatattgtacatgtaagccatatagtaaaattttaaatcacGTTCACATGCACATAATCATTAATTGTAAGCACACATATCCCATTAACATTTCCAAATCTGTGATTGTGAATGCGTATGATTAGTTTTCAAAACAACACCGAAATATACATCGAAACATGTCAATTACAAGCActtgtgaaacacatttttaataacatttcctGATGTTCGTTACCCCAAGGTGATAAAAACTTAAAAgttattgtttactttgttttacGGTATGTCTTTCCCTGCCTTATAAAGGCAGCATTTGTAGTATTTGTCTTATGTCAAGATCGTTAATAATGCTTTTGTCAGTAGTGTAATTGACCAGTTTAGTTTCGAACGATCTCGTCttattttgcaatatatatatatatatgatttatatatatatatatatatatatatatatatatatatatatatatatatatatatatatatatatatatatatatatatatatatatatatatatatataaatcatagGGGCTACTTGATTTCTAGCATGATTTCGAAGTTCAAACTGGGCATCCACCCAAGTTTTCATAGTGGTTTCATGGGTCCGTCCGATTGCCTTCGTCAGatgcatttttcttttatttcaaattaGAAACGTATGTTGatgtaaaaatattttcatgGGATCATTTCATTTTTGGTGACAATACATATTAAGTATACACTCTAACAGGTCGACTGCTTTTTCCGCTGCATGTAACTTTAATAAAACTAttgttaatgtataatatgcAAGTCTAAAAGGCACAATGtcttgtttaaaacatgtaaagtaATTTTAGTCGATATCATTAAGTGGTAATACCATAAGTTTTGCACGTTAAAATGTGCTTTACATATAGCCTTGacacttgttttaaatttaaccTGTCTATTTTATAATACATAGTTGTGTTCATAAAATTGACAAGCgtcaacaaagttttttttataagtttgCCAAAAAGtcgattttttatttatggaaaaCGTTTTCTATTAATTTGTATAAACATTATATTGCTTTGTTAAATACTAGTATATGTTTCAGGAGGTAAAAAGCAGGgctcgtattcaccaaccgattcttataCTTAAATATAAAGAACTGACTTAGACACAATGATATTACTCCAGAGTTTGAGTATTTACTTGATATAAATGGTGCTTATGTCATTTTAGTATGGTTCTAAATGAATAATAATGTAACGTTAACTGCCATGCACGACTAAACATTCAAGTAGTTATAGAACATTACAGTTTTAAGAATATTCTGTATTTTTAGACTCAAgtgtaacaagcaaattcgttcaaTTGATATCCAACGCCATATAAAGTTTGTCTAAGAATTGGGTGCAAATTCCTTGACTTATGgtataaactaaaataatatttacgtgtatggtaattgttttaattaattaaaattctCCTCGTGGCTATCTATACACCCATGCGGTTTCATATTGAAGTCTTGTAGCATATcttagatatagccctgaaaagtaacacaatacaaataacccaaagtttaattactttaatttaagaaagtgtagggttatggtccTAATGCATGGCACTCCTTCTCAGTGATaccaatacacccatgaagtttcatgttgaagtcttgtatggtatctgagataaTGCCCTGAAAAATTATATCATACACaaaataaagggcaataactcttataaaagaaagtgtagggttatggttcatgTGCATTGCACTTCTCCATCTTGCTTATACAGTTTATGAGCTATAGCCATAcacagttttgtgacagacggacggacggataacgccagttctatatccctccgcctcttgcgggggataataatcggttggtgaatacgggtctagatattaactgtataagtcacgtatttatacatttgtattgcaTTTAGTGAATTATTAAATCACACTCACATGCATATACTCATTGATTGTTAGCACACATATCTCATTTACATATCCAGATTTGTGATTATGAAAACATAGTGTTAGTATTCAAAAACTGACGACACACAGGAAACATGTCGATATCCAGCATGTgagaaaaacattttaataacattttctgATGTTCGTTTCCCAAGGCTGAGTCCACAACTTAAATTGTTATATACGTCACGTTGTGTAAGAGTATCTCTCTTCCTGCAGTTTGAATGCATCACTTAGTCATTTGCCGTAAATAAAAGCCTAACGGATTATAACATACTAAATTTTACCTCCGGTGTTGTTGTGTGTGAAAATTTTTTGCTATACAGTTAAATTAAAAGTATGTTTCCGTCATTAATCAGCTGCAAATCATCGCACATTACATACACAATATTTCTGTTTATACCtgacatatttgtaaaaagtCGTTAATTTAGGGGATTTTCCCTTTCAACAGCCGTCTGACATGCCAGTTAGCCGCGTTATTGTGCGGCGTGGAGGCAACAGACGCTGAATACTGCTTAAACGCACACTTCATGAAATGTTGGCTCTGCATCTCCATGATGTGTGCCCACAACGTCGCAGCAGTGGCCGCGTGATACAGGAAATCCTCGTTGTTATGCAAATATTCCTTTAATGCATTAAAAGCACGTAGTGCCTGTTCCGAGTCACTAAGTCCCCCGtaggttaagtattgaaggtagTGGAGAAACACGCAGGCATCCACAGACGCATCGTCCATTGAATCCATGTGCTGTTTACTTCTCATTTTGATTTCATCTTTAGACACCGCTCTGTGCATTTCGAACAGTAATATAGGAGGTACACAGTTCACCTCCCGTCTAGTGAATCTGACGCAATAGGCAATGTTGTCTTCTCGTAATCTATAGTCTGAGCCAGTCGATAGTTCTTTTGCAAATTCTTCCAGAGAATCGTCCCTGTCTAGCACATTGCCACAACAACAAATGTTTCTTACGAATGGATAACATCGACGTTCTATATCCTGAAGAACATACGCCGCGGCGGGAAGGTATCCAGCACTAAGCAACATGGAGGCAAGTTTAAGTCGGCTGGATGCAGCGTCTGATCTTAGTGACGGTGTGTAGCCTTCAAGTATTATTTGAGGAAGCTGCACGTTAGGTTCCAAACAAGACGAAGCTATAATAGATgccatatacaaaaataacacGCGTACCCAGTGTTTTGCTACCTCACTTACCAGATTATCTTTATGTTTTAAAAAGTCCAACGCAACTTTTTGTGCCGTTATCAGTGGTCGAACATTACATGCGCCTGCCAGCAAACGGCGAACGGCTTCGTGCACGTTAAAATTGCAAGGAAGCAGTCTGTTTTGATCCAGCTTTCTCTGAATCGCCATATTAAGTTGTTGATTAAAGCGTTTGCCATGATCAATATCCCTTGCAGACATCATTTCTCCAATATTGTCAAGCTTCATGTGTAGCAATTCTTTTTGGACATTTCCCCCCAAAGTGTTTAGACAATCGCACAGCCGCAGACATTGGTTTACCGTAAGTTTCCCATCAAATAAGTTGGAACCTTTAACAATATAATGCGGGCAGAATCGTACACGGAGCCATCTTTTCAATGTTTGTAGGCATACACGTATAAGGTAAATTAAATTGTCGTCCGTCCACAGGTTTTTGGGAGTTCTCTCGATGGCATACATCATTGTTGTTTTACAATGGAAAGTGGTGATCCCGTCAGGCACTACATCATACAGTATTGTCTTCTTGATCATTTTcaatacaacaaaacattttatttgcgtTATGTTGAAACTAAACATCAGATGTCTTTCAATCAGATTTGGTGAAAATCGCCATTCTATACTTCTTGTTTTGCTTAAAGGGTGTCCAGATGGTACTAGAAAGCAGGGCAAATCACGAACCATCTCCAATAGTTCTGGTGTTGGCCAATGGCCAGGTCTAGATCTGCCTATCCATTTCTGTATTTCAGGCAAGGTATCGTATACAGCCATCGCTTTAACAACATCTAGGTTTTTATCAAAGCTGACTGAAGGACCGGCTTTAAATACTGCTGCATTGTCTTGTAAAGTGTCTTTCTCTATGTCTCGCAGAAGTGAATCAGATGAAAGAAATAGTTTTCCATTATATCGAACCCATCGGTCATCATTGGGTTTTTGTCGAATGAATTTTCCATTGTAAAAAATCCAACTGCCATCATATAATATGGTTTCCAATTCTGGTTTACCCGGTTTAGTGATTTGGAGCATATACTGTTGTGGAGGTAGTGTGTCGTCTTTCAGCATCAGCAGGGTGACCTTTCCATGCTCCCATGAATCCCAACTTCTGATGACGTGTGTATGTCTGCAGCAGTGAAATATGTCAGTGTCAGACTGAAGACCTGGTGTTGTCGTTCCCTCAGACTGGCTACCAAAGATAAAACACATGTCCTTTGCTCCTGCGAGCCGATTAAGTATTTCGTCGCTCTTTTCTCTCATCAGAAATGATTCCCGCCTTGCCGTCACGGTGTTCCATGTGACCCCAACATTTTCAAGAGCTGCCGAAAGACGCTTAGATAATTCAGTATCCTCTGGTCCACTCTGCAAATCATATAAAACTGTTTTCATTATCTTGGTAATACGTTATGTATTATTGATAAAATAGATGTTTCGTTAAAAACTCTCGACGACAACACtggatttatttaaaagaatacaagtaaacaaacaataattaacACGGAAACACTTGAAGGAAAATAAATGATGACAATAATTACTGACTGTTGTTTGACAGTCATGAAAAAGGAAATATGAACAGAACGAGATATTTTTATAACTGTGCCACaaaaaagaataatttattaGACCAGTGTACGAGCATATGAAACCTGACGAATGGCTCCTGCTCTatccatatttatttaacattataataaCTTTAAGCCATGCAGTTCATGCATCAAACATCATTTGTAATAACATTTAAATCTTACCATAGTTGTAAGTGAAAGCTCACAGGAGCAGACGTACTATTTTACAAGTGTATCCGTCATTCCCGCTGTGTTCATGTATAAACCTTCGAACTAAAATTAATCATAATTACTGGATAGATTTTGCTCCCTGTAATAATCTATGTCGTTTATCCTTTATTTATAGTTTCTTCAATTTCAATAGATTCGACCATTCCCATATTTTGGAAATTACatcaaatacatgtgtttttttatattgaaaacgcATTAATTTTATACTTTGTTTGCAAACAACATTGTTAAAACTGATCACAATTTGCTGCacatgtttaattattcaacaataattaACAAGTCACTATAAATGAACAGTATGTTGGTGTTCATCAATGTATAACAagaattttaaaagtatttattttcaaagtctTGCACACGTGTGATAGAAGGCAAGATTGACTTCTTACTCAAATCGTCCTTTTTTTAACAAGAGAAAAAGAGTCAGGAActcaataaatgacatagtataTGACTTACCACGAAAAATCAAGGATGCGCTGTCGGCAGACGACCTTGTAGAAGAAGAAAACGACACAATAGCCACATACACGATTCAACTGCAATACAATCAAGGAACATAAGTGGTGTGTACTGGTTAATACAGATACACATTGTACAAACTATTTACAATGTCATCTAAGCGAAAGGCTAATACAATCTAGATCAAAGACCATCGTTTGACTGGCGTGACGGAGTAGAATGGGACTTGCCTTTTACTAAGTTCATAGTCTGATATGTAAATTATTGTGcctttattttgtaataaataggatctggcacgagttgtcatatcataccatattttattaaacgagttcaggatttTTGTAAATAAGCGAGCCTTGGCGAGCTTACTagcgaatttcctggacgagtttaataaaatatggtattaaatgtaaacgagtgtcagatctttttatcacatgcttttaaatgagcaaattaaataaatatttacgcaaacattatgataagtcccgaatgttgtttacatttcgtgacgtcatttgacgttggaacgtcatttcagcaaaataacaaaatgcgattgatccaatcgaacgaaaataagccaatgaaaacgcttaaaaagtatattacacatgtgtacgataaaaatattcataaaggttatattacatgggaaacagggtatggcatgtgataaaaagtaATACCAAATGTGATTTTACTTCTAACTTGAGttgaaattattttcattcaGAATAACATTATGATAagtcccgaatgttgtttacatttcgtgacgtcatttgacgttggaacgtcatttcagcaagataacaaaatgcgattgatcCAATCGAacaaaaataagccaatgaaaacgcttaaaaagtatattacacatgtgtaagataaaaatattcataaaggTTATATtgcatgggaaacagggtatggcatgtgataaaaagtaATACCAAATGTGATTTTACTTCTAACTTGAGttgaaattattttcattcaGAATAACAagatttatttgtataattaatgTGGCTTCTTACCTTGCCTTTCCTTCAAGGACGTTTGTTAAAACTGTTTAGATATATCTAGAACAAATGTTTCTTTAAAGTTTAATGCTGAATGGGTAAATACATATGCCTTCTACAGTATTCACAAAGTTGGAAAAATATACGAAAAACTGCCCACCCCGTATTTCagctgactggaaccatttttaaactctgCTGTGATATCATCAGAACACATTTTATGAGCAGGATgtatttgtcaaaatatttacatCTAGAGTGTCCACACTGTGTCACAATGGAATTTATATAAAGGAAACTGCCCTAATTCTCAGCCCCATAGCGGCCAATTTTTGTCAGCGGGTCGAACTCGTTTGATAGATCCTTAGAACAGATGACCTTACTCAGGCTCGTGAACATCGTAAACAAAGTTACTTCTAGAATTTTCATTAGGttttattatagttatatattaTAAGGAAATATTTGCAGCCTTCTGGTGGCCAAGACTTTAAACGGACCTGGTCCATTTGATAAATCAGCCTTGAAGTCATTAAAAGAAGTCCTgcgcaagtttcatgaagagtggacACAGCatgtgacttcttcagtgttAACAAGTTTAACTATTGCGAGTTTCATCTAGACTTAACTAAACGtgattctagagtgtttacacgaTTTCACTGGAACAAtgtaagaaaaactgccccactcctCTCGGCCGTGTTTTAAACGGACCGGAACATGTTTAAAAATCCAcattgaaataaagattggcaaAACAGGACTCCTAGAGGTTTCACAAGCTTTTtcattaatttgaccttgtgacattGTTTTTCACCCttcacaacccagtttcaaacttggacGAAATATGATtcggacaaatgttctgaccgaaaTTCTTGAAGACTTGGCAAAACATGTAGCCTCCactatagagtgttcacaaggttaatGTTTACGACGCACGATTGACGAAAGGTGATCAAAAAGCTCAGCATGAATCCGTTGTGCTCGCGAGAGTAAAAAGTCAATTACTCTTTAAGTTGTCGAATATACAGGAAAAAAGGCTACATTTTTTCTCAACGGTCCGTCCCCTAATTGGTTGCTAAGTTTTGTCACTATGCGGAAGTGctgtttatataaattgtttctGAATGGAAATTGGATACGCCTATATTCATGGcgttattcaaatattaaaaacatggaCACAACTTAATGACtcgtaatatattattaaatatacttATAAACCATAAAAAGCACACACAATTATGTGTTGtgtgttataaataatcaaaataccaGTATAGGGTAAACTTGACCTACTTTAAACTGAAAACCGATGTAGCGTGTGATCTACTAGACCGTGAAAACTCTCAGATATGCGTGAAAACATGGGTGTTTTCGCATATGCTTTGCAATGTAAACACTGCAATTAGAAACGTTAGCTTGCTAagtttccgtttttaaataaattatttgaatttatgtaTTCTGTGCAATTTCGAATAATACACACAATAattcaatatttgttaattttacaattttattatttaatttatcttatGACGGTGTTCTAAACTGCTTGAATTTTGTCAAGTGACAGATTCTAATTTTCGAACTATACGGCACAAACAACACTTATACGGCACAAACAACACTTATACGGCACaaacaacaatattattttaaaactgaacataatttaaaaatataattctaACCCAATACTTTCATAAGCAACCATGGACAATATAACTTATAAGACACAACCCTCAATATACAGCCTAATTATCAGTTAAATAGTTTGTTGTATAAACACTTTTTTTCGCAAGGTTGATCAAAAACACTTACATAGTTCTACCCGTTACCCGTTTATCCAGTGTATTCCAGAATAATCACAAAGTTAATTTCGAAAATAAAACTCGCGCAAATATTGGTTTATGAATATGACCATTCGCCACTTTCGGAGTTACATGTATTAATGAAATAGTTGAATAGATTTCTACAAATAGAAAATGCGTTAACTCACATCAGACACTTATCGTTAACGAAAAGTCGATATGGGAAGTTAAATTCAGATAAAATTCAACATGTATTAACGAATTTCTGTAGGTCAATACCTCGTGTGGTTTAATGACACGAAGAACGGCGAACGATAATCGAACGAGATAACGCTTTTTACACCGGGAATATCTCAGGTATTAAATTTTACAGGCATATACAATACACGAACAAACATTGGAGCGCATTGAATAAACAAGTGATATTAATGTACACACGTGAACGTTTGTGGTGAGGTCTTCGCCTCCGTGCGTCGGATGCACTCAGGCATTCTTGGAGTGTAGTAGCTTGAAGCTTTTGAAAAACAATATGCGGAATCATCACGAAATCACACAACATGCGATAGTCCTTTTAACATTTGTCACActgaaaaaagagaaaaactcTAAACACGGTAGAACTGTGCCATCGAGCAACAAAAATACAGATGTATCTTGTATTTTAAGATTGGAACATTATGTAAAAAATCTTAAGTTTTCATTGGGGTTCATCCGTAAAGTGAAGAAAGAAACACAATTATGTTTGTTCTACCAGTTATTTAAATAGATATCTccaaaatatcttaaacaatctATTCTCAATATAGTGATAAGCATCGGCTTGTAAGTAAAATATACCTAATGTATGATCATGTCCTGATACAGGAACCCATCAGAATATGACTGGGCAAATGTTAACACTGAATGAAGTAAGGCAAACCTTGCTATATGTTTATTATCGTAAcagtaaatgtatataattttaacGACATAAATCACCATTACAAAATCAAACGTGTCTACGGTTATTATATTATCACTCTCGGGTAGCTCATGCAATTGATTTTCACGTTTGTTGCCCTACATTTAACTATGCTTTGCGATAAGATTGAGCCATTAAACGATTGCTATATTTAAAATGGCCCATGTGCAAAGTGTTTAAAGGTTAATGCAAATAAAATCCAAATAGATACAATCCATACTAAGACCAGATAACTAATCCACAATCATGCGATAGGACACGCTATAGATTAAGCTACCGCTTATACACATGTGAACCTATTGCACAATTGTGgttataaaatattaatgaaattgattTCAAAAGACGTGTCTCGTGAAATGGCTATATGGatttaatgataatatttgatacaattttaaaaacaaattcgcTATAAGTATGCTATTATAATTATGCTATagttaatacatgtactttgcTTGGCCTTTCTAGTATACTTAAACACTTTTTAAAAGTATCCCCAGGTTTTAATCGTTTTTCATTCTAAAACATTGATCTAAGTTCCCCGTGA
This is a stretch of genomic DNA from Dreissena polymorpha isolate Duluth1 chromosome 7, UMN_Dpol_1.0, whole genome shotgun sequence. It encodes these proteins:
- the LOC127838078 gene encoding uncharacterized protein LOC127838078 isoform X1 — protein: MSGPEDTELSKRLSAALENVGVTWNTVTARRESFLMREKSDEILNRLAGAKDMCFIFGSQSEGTTTPGLQSDTDIFHCCRHTHVIRSWDSWEHGKVTLLMLKDDTLPPQQYMLQITKPGKPELETILYDGSWIFYNGKFIRQKPNDDRWVRYNGKLFLSSDSLLRDIEKDTLQDNAAVFKAGPSVSFDKNLDVVKAMAVYDTLPEIQKWIGRSRPGHWPTPELLEMVRDLPCFLVPSGHPLSKTRSIEWRFSPNLIERHLMFSFNITQIKCFVVLKMIKKTILYDVVPDGITTFHCKTTMMYAIERTPKNLWTDDNLIYLIRVCLQTLKRWLRVRFCPHYIVKGSNLFDGKLTVNQCLRLCDCLNTLGGNVQKELLHMKLDNIGEMMSARDIDHGKRFNQQLNMAIQRKLDQNRLLPCNFNVHEAVRRLLAGACNVRPLITAQKVALDFLKHKDNLVSEVAKHWVRVLFLYMASIIASSCLEPNVQLPQIILEGYTPSLRSDAASSRLKLASMLLSAGYLPAAAYVLQDIERRCYPFVRNICCCGNVLDRDDSLEEFAKELSTGSDYRLREDNIAYCVRFTRREVNCVPPILLFEMHRAVSKDEIKMRSKQHMDSMDDASVDACVFLHYLQYLTYGGLSDSEQALRAFNALKEYLHNNEDFLYHAATAATLWAHIMEMQSQHFMKCAFKQYSASVASTPHNNAANWHVRRLLKGKIP
- the LOC127838078 gene encoding uncharacterized protein LOC127838078 isoform X2; translated protein: MREKSDEILNRLAGAKDMCFIFGSQSEGTTTPGLQSDTDIFHCCRHTHVIRSWDSWEHGKVTLLMLKDDTLPPQQYMLQITKPGKPELETILYDGSWIFYNGKFIRQKPNDDRWVRYNGKLFLSSDSLLRDIEKDTLQDNAAVFKAGPSVSFDKNLDVVKAMAVYDTLPEIQKWIGRSRPGHWPTPELLEMVRDLPCFLVPSGHPLSKTRSIEWRFSPNLIERHLMFSFNITQIKCFVVLKMIKKTILYDVVPDGITTFHCKTTMMYAIERTPKNLWTDDNLIYLIRVCLQTLKRWLRVRFCPHYIVKGSNLFDGKLTVNQCLRLCDCLNTLGGNVQKELLHMKLDNIGEMMSARDIDHGKRFNQQLNMAIQRKLDQNRLLPCNFNVHEAVRRLLAGACNVRPLITAQKVALDFLKHKDNLVSEVAKHWVRVLFLYMASIIASSCLEPNVQLPQIILEGYTPSLRSDAASSRLKLASMLLSAGYLPAAAYVLQDIERRCYPFVRNICCCGNVLDRDDSLEEFAKELSTGSDYRLREDNIAYCVRFTRREVNCVPPILLFEMHRAVSKDEIKMRSKQHMDSMDDASVDACVFLHYLQYLTYGGLSDSEQALRAFNALKEYLHNNEDFLYHAATAATLWAHIMEMQSQHFMKCAFKQYSASVASTPHNNAANWHVRRLLKGKIP